ACCCTCATCGAGGAAATCGCCGCCTGGGAGCACGATCGCAATGCCCATCACACCAAGTCCGACTGGCACTTCACCACCAAAGACGCTCGCACTAAACTCAAGC
The sequence above is a segment of the Hyphomicrobiales bacterium genome. Coding sequences within it:
- a CDS encoding IS630 family transposase, whose translation is TLIEEIAAWEHDRNAHHTKSDWHFTTKDARTKLKHLYPSI